From a region of the Streptomyces sp. NBC_00193 genome:
- a CDS encoding acyltransferase: MTGYTDLGRNQETVQLRVPAIVRQRWEAEWEPEQRPEPQQQPDAQPESKAPSPRKGGRDRYLDLLRALALVRVIFYHNFGWFWLPLVFPSMGVMFALAGSLMARSLSRPALGVIRGRLRRLLPPMWLFGIVLITLQLFDGWGPDSDGHPTWWWTKMAFWILPLSTPPFAEDLPGFGRVEGGWALQITVPLWYLRAYLWYVLLSPLMLRALRRLPWVTLFSPLAVLIVMNSFFADQEFVYGRVWETANDFAMFGSCWLLGMAHQEGLLKKIPQYVLPSIAPLVMVAGLWYLQTRPVDPTVPTDIEAWPIAQALWSLGFVAILLHVSPSWDQWPRVLERWNGLVSLLNSRAVSVYLWHQVALVAAIPLIDPLWSVPFVYENFQWLLASQWFTLLVAIPLIGLLVLTFGWIEDVAAKRSPRLLPYPRRQRGRRRSTD, encoded by the coding sequence GTGACCGGATACACCGACCTGGGGCGCAACCAGGAAACCGTCCAGTTGCGGGTCCCCGCCATCGTGCGACAGCGGTGGGAGGCCGAGTGGGAGCCCGAGCAGCGGCCGGAGCCGCAGCAGCAGCCCGATGCGCAGCCGGAGTCCAAGGCGCCGTCCCCGCGCAAGGGCGGCCGCGACCGCTACCTCGACCTGCTGCGCGCGCTGGCCCTGGTGCGCGTGATCTTCTACCACAACTTCGGCTGGTTCTGGCTGCCCCTCGTCTTCCCGTCGATGGGCGTGATGTTCGCGCTGGCCGGCTCGCTGATGGCCCGCTCGCTCAGCCGTCCCGCCCTCGGCGTGATCCGCGGCCGACTGCGCCGACTGCTGCCGCCGATGTGGCTGTTCGGCATCGTCCTGATCACCCTCCAGCTCTTCGACGGCTGGGGTCCCGACTCCGATGGCCATCCCACCTGGTGGTGGACCAAGATGGCGTTCTGGATCCTGCCGCTCAGCACTCCGCCGTTCGCGGAGGACCTGCCCGGGTTCGGCCGCGTGGAGGGCGGCTGGGCCCTGCAGATCACCGTCCCGCTCTGGTACCTCCGTGCCTACCTCTGGTACGTCCTGCTCTCACCGCTGATGCTCCGCGCGCTGCGGCGGCTTCCGTGGGTGACGCTGTTCAGCCCCCTGGCGGTGCTGATCGTCATGAACTCGTTCTTCGCCGACCAGGAGTTCGTCTACGGCCGGGTCTGGGAGACCGCCAACGACTTCGCCATGTTCGGCTCCTGCTGGCTCCTCGGCATGGCCCACCAGGAAGGGCTGCTCAAGAAGATCCCGCAGTACGTCCTGCCGTCCATCGCGCCGCTCGTCATGGTGGCCGGCCTCTGGTACCTGCAGACCCGGCCGGTCGACCCGACCGTACCGACGGACATCGAAGCCTGGCCGATCGCCCAGGCCCTGTGGTCCTTGGGCTTCGTCGCCATCCTGCTCCACGTCAGCCCTTCCTGGGATCAGTGGCCCAGAGTGCTGGAACGCTGGAACGGCCTGGTCAGCCTGCTCAACTCGCGCGCGGTCAGCGTCTACCTGTGGCACCAGGTGGCACTGGTGGCCGCGATCCCGCTGATCGACCCCCTGTGGAGCGTCCCCTTCGTCTACGAGAACTTCCAGTGGCTGCTGGCCAGCCAGTGGTTCACCCTGCTGGTGGCGATCCCGCTGATCGGCCTGCTGGTCCTGACCTTCGGCTGGATCGAGGACGTGGCCGCCAAACGCTCGCCGCGGCTCCTGCCGTACCCGCGCCGCCAGCGGGGCAGACGCCGGTCCACCGACTGA
- a CDS encoding bifunctional polysaccharide deacetylase/glycosyltransferase family 2 protein: protein MPLSLLACLLALLVLRGLATNEAFHDDRIAISVDKTTVPQHLLKGGPVIDARGSKNEKPVSYHIPDRTVVLSFDDGPSPQWTPKILEVLARHDVRADFFVTGAMTTRNPELIRQIVAGGHELGVHTFTHPDLVYQSHTRISWELAQTQLALAGVAGVHSALFRPPYSSDASAMDDWNYPVIKYVGARGYLTAFIDRDTDDWKRPGVEEIVKAAMPATPGAGELILLHDAGGDRTQTIEALEQIIVKLQAQGYRFTTISDALGASSATVPVTGFQLWAGKGYIWATQFSVHTLPVLVGLLALVGFLNFGRFGLMLVLAPMHARRAKRRDAWGTPVTETVTVLVPAYNERECIANTLNSLAVSDYPIEVIVIDDGSSDGTADIVEAMNLPFVRLIRKANGGKSSALNTGIAAASHEIIVMMDGDTVFEPSTVRELVQPFGDATIGAVAGNAKVGNRDSLIGAWQHIEYVLGHNLDRRMYDMLNVIQTIPGAVGAFRKEALRRVGGMSDDTLAEDTDITIAVLCDGWRIVYAEEARAWTEAPASLQQLWSQRYRWSYGSMQAMWKHRAAVTSRGPAGRFGRIGLPLVVLFGVIAPLLAPLVDLFLLYGVFFGDAGITLTSWGGFILLQAVLSWYAFHLDREKPWYLISLPIQQLVYRQLMYIVLLQSAITAMTGGRLRWQKLRRTGEVAVPVEA from the coding sequence ATGCCGCTGTCCCTGCTGGCGTGCCTGCTTGCGCTTCTCGTGCTGCGCGGCCTCGCCACCAACGAGGCCTTCCACGACGACCGGATCGCGATCTCGGTCGACAAGACGACCGTCCCGCAGCACCTGCTCAAGGGTGGTCCGGTCATCGACGCGCGCGGCAGCAAGAACGAGAAGCCCGTGAGCTATCACATCCCCGACCGCACCGTGGTCCTGAGCTTCGACGACGGTCCCTCGCCGCAGTGGACCCCGAAGATCCTCGAGGTGCTCGCGCGCCACGACGTCCGTGCGGACTTCTTCGTGACCGGTGCCATGACCACGCGCAACCCGGAGCTGATCCGGCAGATCGTCGCGGGCGGCCACGAACTGGGCGTGCACACCTTCACCCACCCCGACCTGGTGTACCAGTCCCACACCCGGATCAGCTGGGAACTGGCGCAGACGCAGCTGGCGCTGGCCGGAGTCGCGGGCGTCCACAGCGCGCTGTTCCGCCCGCCGTACTCCTCCGACGCCTCGGCGATGGACGACTGGAACTATCCGGTCATCAAGTACGTGGGCGCGCGCGGCTACCTCACCGCCTTCATCGACCGGGACACCGACGACTGGAAGCGTCCCGGTGTCGAGGAGATCGTCAAGGCGGCGATGCCGGCCACGCCCGGCGCGGGCGAGCTGATCCTGCTCCACGACGCGGGTGGCGACCGTACCCAGACCATCGAGGCGCTCGAGCAGATCATCGTCAAACTGCAGGCCCAGGGGTACCGCTTCACCACCATCTCCGACGCGCTCGGCGCCTCCAGCGCCACCGTGCCGGTGACCGGATTCCAGCTGTGGGCGGGCAAGGGATACATCTGGGCCACCCAGTTCTCCGTGCACACCCTGCCGGTCCTGGTCGGGCTGCTGGCCCTCGTCGGCTTCCTCAACTTCGGCCGGTTCGGGCTGATGCTCGTCCTCGCGCCGATGCACGCCCGCCGCGCCAAGCGGCGGGACGCCTGGGGAACGCCCGTCACCGAAACGGTCACCGTCCTGGTCCCCGCGTACAACGAGCGCGAGTGCATAGCCAACACCCTCAACTCGCTGGCCGTCAGTGACTATCCGATCGAGGTCATCGTCATCGACGACGGCTCCTCGGACGGCACCGCGGACATAGTCGAGGCGATGAACCTGCCGTTCGTCCGGCTGATCCGCAAGGCCAACGGCGGCAAGTCCAGCGCCCTCAACACCGGTATCGCGGCCGCCTCGCACGAGATCATCGTGATGATGGACGGCGACACCGTCTTCGAACCGTCCACCGTGCGCGAGCTGGTCCAGCCCTTCGGAGACGCGACGATCGGCGCGGTCGCGGGCAACGCCAAGGTCGGCAACCGCGACAGCCTGATCGGCGCCTGGCAGCACATCGAGTACGTCCTCGGCCACAACCTGGACCGCCGGATGTACGACATGCTCAACGTCATCCAGACCATCCCCGGCGCGGTCGGCGCCTTCCGCAAGGAGGCCCTGCGGCGGGTCGGCGGGATGAGCGACGACACCCTCGCCGAGGACACCGACATCACCATCGCGGTGCTCTGCGACGGCTGGCGGATCGTCTACGCCGAGGAGGCCCGCGCCTGGACCGAGGCTCCCGCCAGCCTCCAGCAGCTCTGGTCCCAGCGGTACCGCTGGAGCTACGGCAGCATGCAGGCGATGTGGAAGCACCGCGCCGCGGTGACCTCCCGCGGCCCGGCCGGGCGCTTCGGCCGCATCGGGCTGCCGCTCGTCGTGCTGTTCGGCGTGATCGCCCCGCTGCTGGCGCCGTTGGTCGACCTGTTCCTGCTGTACGGCGTGTTCTTCGGGGACGCCGGGATCACGCTCACCAGCTGGGGCGGCTTCATCCTGCTCCAGGCCGTGCTGTCCTGGTACGCCTTCCATCTCGACCGCGAGAAGCCCTGGTACCTGATCAGCCTGCCGATCCAGCAGCTGGTCTACCGGCAGCTCATGTACATCGTTCTGCTGCAGTCCGCGATCACGGCGATGACCGGTGGCCGACTGCGCTGGCAGAAGCTCCGGCGCACCGGCGAGGTCGCTGTACCCGTGGAGGCCTGA
- a CDS encoding ATP-binding protein — MIEHRSPEQTRRLVLHGTTDVVGRCRDFTRAALTEWQWLPAAEGRRNDGLRDETADDALLLVSEVVANACMHAGGPSSLLLRRTAEGLRIEVTDASPVAPAVRHPADPARPGGHGLVIVERLARKWGSEPVGGGKCVWVELDAPAYVPAGGPWQAGAMRLRS; from the coding sequence ATGATTGAGCACCGGTCACCGGAACAGACCCGGCGTCTGGTGCTGCACGGCACCACGGACGTCGTCGGCCGCTGCCGGGATTTCACCCGCGCCGCCCTGACCGAGTGGCAGTGGCTGCCGGCGGCGGAGGGCCGCCGCAACGACGGCCTCCGGGACGAGACCGCGGACGATGCCCTGCTGCTGGTGTCCGAGGTCGTGGCCAATGCCTGCATGCACGCGGGCGGGCCGAGCTCGCTCCTCCTGCGCCGCACCGCCGAGGGGCTGCGCATCGAGGTCACCGACGCGAGCCCCGTCGCGCCGGCCGTCAGGCACCCGGCGGACCCGGCACGGCCCGGAGGCCACGGGCTGGTCATCGTGGAACGGCTGGCACGGAAGTGGGGCTCGGAGCCGGTGGGCGGCGGAAAGTGCGTATGGGTGGAGCTGGACGCACCGGCGTACGTCCCGGCCGGTGGACCGTGGCAGGCTGGGGCGATGAGGCTGAGATCATGA
- a CDS encoding PP2C family protein-serine/threonine phosphatase codes for MRLSPVFLTVVIASLAYTTPPEMAFSRLLPAAPALAAAMWPVLPTVLLGTVCLLLMIGLSLVFPDLGTWWTASGIIAVTVAAAYGSHVRLQRERTLFQVRLVADAAQQVVLSPMPHRIGGIEIESLYLAAAAEARIGGDFYEGVDTPFGVRLLIGDVRGKGLPAVGAAAAIVNAFREAAYGEAELVDIARRLDASSTRYNSAFPPEGPMERFATALLVQIPRGAGHIDVLNCGHPPPLILNRGKLRVLDSAAPSPLLSLAELIGDHYTVDTFGFAPGDVLLLYTDGIAEARARDGEFFPLTEWMRRQPPAPPRDLLTALHRDLLRYSRGRLDDDIAALAVRLFES; via the coding sequence GTGCGGCTGTCGCCGGTCTTCCTGACCGTCGTCATCGCCAGCCTCGCGTACACCACCCCGCCGGAGATGGCCTTCAGCCGCCTCCTGCCCGCCGCGCCGGCACTCGCCGCCGCCATGTGGCCGGTGCTCCCCACCGTCCTGCTCGGTACGGTCTGCCTCCTCCTGATGATCGGTCTCAGCCTCGTCTTCCCCGATCTGGGGACGTGGTGGACGGCCTCGGGGATCATCGCGGTGACCGTGGCCGCCGCGTACGGAAGCCACGTCCGGCTCCAGCGGGAGCGCACCCTCTTCCAGGTGCGGCTCGTGGCCGACGCGGCGCAGCAGGTGGTGCTGAGCCCCATGCCCCACCGCATCGGCGGCATCGAGATCGAGTCGCTGTACCTCGCGGCCGCGGCGGAGGCCCGCATCGGCGGGGACTTCTACGAGGGCGTCGACACCCCGTTCGGGGTCAGGCTGCTCATCGGTGACGTGCGGGGCAAGGGACTCCCGGCCGTGGGGGCGGCCGCGGCGATCGTCAACGCCTTCCGGGAGGCGGCCTACGGCGAGGCCGAGCTGGTCGACATCGCCCGCAGACTGGACGCCAGCAGCACCCGCTACAACTCGGCCTTTCCCCCCGAGGGGCCGATGGAGCGCTTCGCGACGGCCCTCCTCGTCCAGATCCCGCGCGGGGCCGGGCACATCGACGTCCTCAACTGCGGACATCCGCCGCCACTGATCCTGAACCGCGGGAAGCTCCGCGTCCTCGACTCGGCCGCCCCCTCCCCGCTGCTCAGCCTCGCCGAGCTGATCGGAGACCACTACACCGTCGACACCTTCGGCTTCGCCCCCGGCGACGTGCTGCTCCTGTACACCGACGGGATCGCCGAGGCCCGGGCCCGCGACGGCGAGTTCTTCCCGCTGACGGAGTGGATGCGCCGACAGCCCCCGGCGCCGCCCCGCGACCTGCTCACGGCCCTGCACCGGGATCTGCTCCGCTACAGCAGGGGACGCCTCGACGACGACATCGCGGCCCTGGCCGTACGCCTCTTTGAGTCCTGA
- a CDS encoding STAS domain-containing protein — protein MATADGDRFAVEVRPVEGATVLALAGELDHDTAEPLRAAIEAARAGGGQRLLLDFSGLDFCDSTGLNVLLHGRLAVRESGGSLELIGLHQPVERMLHITGVVGLFPLHPDVDAALARHRSA, from the coding sequence ATGGCCACGGCGGACGGCGACCGTTTCGCGGTCGAGGTACGGCCCGTCGAGGGAGCCACCGTCCTCGCGCTGGCGGGCGAGCTCGACCACGACACCGCCGAACCCTTGAGGGCGGCCATCGAAGCCGCCCGGGCGGGCGGTGGGCAGCGGTTGCTCCTCGATTTCAGCGGGCTGGACTTCTGCGACTCCACGGGATTGAACGTGTTGTTGCACGGGCGGCTCGCGGTCCGGGAATCGGGCGGCAGTCTCGAACTGATCGGGCTCCACCAGCCGGTCGAACGCATGCTGCACATCACGGGCGTGGTCGGACTGTTCCCGCTGCACCCCGATGTGGATGCGGCGCTGGCACGTCACCGGAGCGCGTAG
- a CDS encoding histidine phosphatase family protein, with translation MSAPSAARLVLLRHAKSAWPDVADHERPLGPRGLRDAPAAGRWLREAGCLPALVICSTARRTRETWALAAAELGAEVPVRFDERVYAAEPEELLAVVSEVPDEVGTLLLVGHNPGLEELALGLARDAAGAAEAGDAAEAGAIARLAEKFPTSAIAVLACPGSWRELAPGSARLTDFAVPRGAAR, from the coding sequence ATGAGCGCGCCGTCCGCCGCCCGCCTGGTGCTGCTGCGCCACGCCAAGTCCGCCTGGCCCGACGTCGCGGACCACGAGCGGCCGCTCGGCCCGCGCGGTCTGCGGGACGCGCCCGCGGCGGGCCGCTGGCTGCGCGAGGCCGGCTGCCTGCCGGCCCTGGTCATCTGTTCCACCGCCCGGCGGACCCGGGAGACCTGGGCACTGGCTGCCGCAGAGCTCGGCGCCGAGGTCCCGGTGCGCTTCGACGAGCGGGTGTACGCCGCCGAGCCGGAGGAGCTGCTGGCGGTGGTGTCCGAGGTGCCGGACGAGGTGGGGACGCTGCTGCTCGTCGGCCACAACCCGGGACTGGAGGAACTGGCCCTCGGCCTCGCGCGGGATGCCGCGGGCGCCGCGGAGGCCGGAGATGCCGCGGAGGCCGGGGCGATCGCGCGCCTGGCGGAGAAGTTCCCGACGTCCGCGATCGCGGTGCTCGCCTGCCCCGGCTCCTGGCGGGAGCTCGCGCCGGGCTCGGCCCGGCTGACCGACTTCGCCGTCCCGCGGGGCGCCGCCCGCTGA
- a CDS encoding DUF6381 family protein produces MSNESQPSQRVRQMRDKAQELEQASQRATDPAERQRLIEKALHIRKKSEQENGPGSGTMDPM; encoded by the coding sequence ATGAGCAACGAGAGCCAGCCGAGCCAGCGGGTCCGGCAGATGCGTGACAAGGCCCAGGAACTGGAGCAGGCGTCGCAGCGCGCGACGGATCCGGCGGAGAGGCAGAGGCTCATCGAGAAGGCCCTGCACATCCGGAAGAAGAGCGAGCAGGAGAACGGCCCGGGCAGCGGAACGATGGACCCCATGTAG
- a CDS encoding CBS domain-containing protein yields MTRRVHEVMTGNPVTVEKLTSLAEAARVMRDADIGDVLVVDGGRLHGILTDRDLVIRAVADNRDPAETTVQAVCTPAPVTVKPDDYVDQAADLMRRHALRRLPVQSEDGELVGVVTLGDLTVERDPGSTLAAISAAEPDT; encoded by the coding sequence ATGACCCGTCGAGTCCACGAGGTGATGACCGGCAATCCGGTGACCGTCGAAAAGCTGACGTCCCTGGCGGAAGCCGCCAGGGTGATGCGGGACGCGGACATCGGGGACGTCCTGGTCGTCGACGGCGGTCGGCTCCACGGCATCCTGACCGACCGGGACCTCGTCATCCGGGCCGTGGCCGACAACCGGGACCCCGCCGAGACGACGGTGCAGGCGGTCTGCACCCCCGCACCGGTGACCGTCAAGCCCGACGACTACGTGGACCAGGCCGCGGATCTCATGCGGCGGCACGCGCTGCGGCGCCTGCCCGTGCAATCCGAGGACGGTGAGCTCGTCGGCGTCGTCACCCTGGGCGACCTCACGGTGGAACGCGACCCCGGGTCCACCCTCGCGGCCATCTCGGCCGCGGAGCCGGACACCTGA
- a CDS encoding PRC-barrel domain containing protein — MSTEEIWGYHQDAGYQKGIDLVGYKVEATDGSIGKVDKHSEDVGASHIVVDTGVWIFGKHVLLPAGTIQRIDTVEEKVYVGRSKEQIKNAPEFDRAKYGGGPTYLEQFARYYNQPHM, encoded by the coding sequence ATGAGCACGGAAGAGATTTGGGGCTACCACCAGGACGCCGGATACCAGAAGGGGATCGACCTCGTCGGATACAAGGTCGAGGCCACCGACGGCAGCATCGGGAAGGTCGACAAGCACTCCGAGGACGTCGGAGCATCCCACATCGTCGTCGACACCGGTGTCTGGATCTTCGGCAAGCACGTACTGCTCCCGGCCGGGACCATCCAGCGCATCGACACCGTCGAGGAGAAGGTCTACGTCGGCCGGAGCAAGGAGCAGATCAAGAACGCTCCCGAGTTCGACCGGGCCAAGTACGGCGGCGGGCCCACCTACCTGGAGCAGTTCGCCCGGTACTACAACCAGCCCCACATGTGA
- a CDS encoding TIGR03086 family metal-binding protein, with protein sequence MTGTTLLDLGPQARIVARLAAGVPDARLADPTPCPDYAVGNLLGHLSGLAVAFRDAGRKDLGPTTDTAPDTAVPALPADWREELPRVLGELAEAWTDPAAWTGMTRAGGVDLPGEIAGLVAVNELVIHGWDLARATGQAYAPDQAALETSYGFLLAAAEEEGSRGDIFGPVVPVPDDAPLLDRAVGLSGRDPDRPS encoded by the coding sequence ATGACCGGTACGACACTGCTCGACCTCGGACCGCAGGCCCGGATCGTGGCCCGCCTGGCGGCGGGCGTTCCCGACGCCCGGCTCGCGGACCCGACGCCCTGCCCCGACTACGCGGTCGGCAACCTGCTGGGCCACCTCTCCGGCCTGGCCGTCGCGTTCCGCGACGCCGGCCGCAAGGACCTGGGCCCCACGACGGACACGGCCCCCGACACGGCCGTGCCCGCCCTCCCCGCCGACTGGCGCGAGGAACTCCCCCGGGTCCTCGGCGAACTGGCCGAGGCCTGGACGGATCCGGCCGCCTGGACCGGCATGACCCGCGCGGGCGGCGTGGACCTGCCGGGCGAGATCGCGGGTCTGGTGGCCGTCAACGAACTGGTCATCCACGGCTGGGACCTGGCTCGGGCCACCGGCCAGGCGTACGCACCCGATCAGGCCGCACTGGAGACCTCGTACGGCTTCCTCCTGGCCGCGGCCGAGGAGGAGGGCAGCCGCGGGGACATCTTCGGCCCCGTCGTCCCGGTACCGGACGACGCCCCGCTGCTGGACCGGGCGGTCGGGCTGAGCGGGCGCGATCCGGACCGGCCGTCCTGA
- a CDS encoding calcium-binding protein has translation MLAAATAAALALVLALPGTALAAPGDPDPGFAGSGKVQTYFPDDGGPWDYAEGLDVARQGDGKLVVAGHVTGPGVPFDMALIRYNADGSVDTGFGGGDGRVTSDFGGDDQAEAVAVQPSDGKIVVAGRTEVPDEGGGCCFFSVARYNTDGSLDQGFGSAGLVRVDDFGGASGAADLVVQPDGKILAVGLSGGAGFALARLNPNGSPDPSFGGDGTVVAGFAPAFPGDAGGQATGLALQADGRFVAVGYVGSTAFDFGVARYLSNGSLDTSFSGDGMATADFGGTDFGRAVAVQSDGAVVAAGSTNTGFALARFTSGGSPDAAFGTGGRVTTVWPLSTAVAYDMTLQQDGKILVGGTADDPDSQEASDFALARYLPSGSLDTGFGGGDGRVYTGMLGGEEIRGVLVQPDGKIVAAGLAGLGAFGIARYEGGGTTPPPPPPAADLSVTNTGTTTVSIGDQASYTVRVTNASTSTATATGVTLTDTLSGAGGTLLSAVPSQGTCTTTATGATCALGSLAPGASATVTVTAEPRATGTLTNSASATATPQDPNPGNNSAGASTSVNNSRGCTIIGTSGTDTLNGGYSNDVICGLSGNDTIRASYGNDTVHGGPGNDNIDGGFGDDTLNGGPGNDTLTGYYGNDRLTTTDGVLANDTANGGMGTDTCTTDPGDARISCP, from the coding sequence GTGCTGGCAGCAGCGACGGCCGCCGCGCTCGCGCTGGTCCTGGCGCTGCCCGGTACGGCGCTGGCGGCCCCGGGAGACCCTGACCCCGGCTTCGCGGGCTCCGGCAAGGTCCAGACGTACTTCCCGGACGACGGCGGACCGTGGGACTACGCCGAGGGTCTGGACGTCGCCCGGCAGGGCGACGGCAAGCTGGTCGTGGCCGGTCACGTCACGGGGCCGGGCGTCCCGTTCGACATGGCGCTGATCCGGTACAACGCCGACGGCAGCGTCGACACCGGATTCGGTGGCGGCGACGGCCGGGTGACCAGCGATTTCGGGGGTGACGACCAGGCCGAGGCGGTGGCGGTACAGCCCTCCGACGGCAAGATCGTGGTCGCCGGCCGCACCGAGGTCCCGGACGAGGGCGGCGGCTGCTGCTTCTTCTCCGTCGCCCGCTACAACACCGACGGCTCGCTCGACCAGGGCTTCGGCTCGGCCGGTCTCGTACGCGTCGACGACTTCGGCGGCGCGTCGGGGGCCGCCGACCTGGTCGTCCAGCCGGACGGCAAGATCCTCGCCGTGGGCCTCAGCGGCGGGGCGGGCTTCGCACTGGCCCGCCTCAACCCGAACGGCAGCCCCGACCCGTCCTTCGGCGGGGACGGCACGGTGGTGGCGGGCTTCGCTCCCGCCTTCCCCGGTGACGCGGGCGGGCAGGCCACCGGCCTGGCGCTCCAGGCGGACGGCAGGTTCGTCGCGGTGGGCTACGTGGGCAGCACGGCCTTCGACTTCGGAGTGGCCCGCTACCTGTCCAACGGCAGCCTCGACACCTCCTTCAGCGGCGACGGCATGGCCACCGCCGACTTCGGCGGTACGGACTTCGGCCGGGCCGTGGCGGTCCAGTCCGACGGCGCGGTCGTCGCCGCGGGGTCGACGAACACCGGGTTCGCACTGGCCCGGTTCACTTCCGGCGGCAGTCCCGACGCCGCCTTCGGCACCGGCGGCCGGGTCACCACCGTCTGGCCGCTCAGCACGGCGGTCGCCTACGACATGACCCTCCAGCAGGACGGCAAGATCCTCGTCGGCGGCACGGCCGACGACCCGGACAGCCAGGAGGCCTCCGACTTCGCCCTCGCCCGCTACCTGCCGAGCGGCAGCCTGGACACCGGCTTCGGCGGCGGTGACGGCCGGGTGTACACCGGCATGCTGGGCGGGGAGGAGATCCGCGGAGTGCTCGTGCAGCCCGACGGGAAGATCGTGGCCGCGGGGCTGGCCGGGCTGGGCGCCTTCGGCATCGCCCGCTACGAAGGCGGCGGCACCACCCCGCCTCCGCCCCCTCCGGCGGCCGACCTGTCGGTGACGAACACCGGCACGACGACCGTGAGCATCGGCGACCAGGCCTCGTACACGGTCCGGGTCACCAACGCCTCGACGTCCACGGCCACCGCGACGGGCGTGACGCTCACCGACACCCTCTCCGGAGCCGGCGGCACCCTCCTGTCGGCCGTCCCCTCCCAGGGCACCTGCACGACCACGGCGACCGGGGCGACCTGCGCCCTCGGCAGCCTCGCACCGGGCGCGAGCGCCACGGTCACGGTGACGGCCGAACCGCGTGCCACCGGCACCCTGACGAACAGCGCCTCCGCCACGGCCACGCCCCAGGACCCGAACCCGGGCAACAACAGTGCCGGCGCATCGACCTCGGTGAACAACTCCCGCGGCTGCACGATCATCGGCACCAGCGGTACGGACACCCTCAACGGCGGCTACTCCAACGACGTCATCTGCGGCCTCAGCGGCAATGACACCATCCGCGCGAGCTACGGCAACGACACCGTCCACGGCGGGCCCGGCAACGACAACATCGACGGGGGCTTCGGCGACGACACCCTCAACGGCGGCCCGGGCAACGACACCCTCACCGGCTACTACGGCAACGACCGCCTGACCACCACCGACGGCGTCCTCGCCAACGACACCGCCAACGGCGGCATGGGCACCGACACCTGCACCACCGACCCGGGCGACGCCCGCATCAGCTGCCCCTGA
- a CDS encoding class II glutamine amidotransferase, with the protein MCRWLAYSGSPMLLDAVLYRPEHSLINQSLHARLGVETTNGDGFGIGWYSGNGDGTPAVFRDIAPAWNNRNLRELAAHVSSHLFFAHVRASTGSAIQQTNCHPFRHGRWLWMHNGSIADFPRLQRDLCLAVDPALFPAIEGSTDSEVMFYLAVTFGLDQDVPGAVARMTGLVERLGKEHGIADPLQMTLAISDGAYLWAFRYSSGGAARSLFYSSRAETVRHLHPEVEYLREISDASRIVVSEPLGDLPGVWNELPQASYTVIPSAPDRDWLPFVPEFP; encoded by the coding sequence ATGTGCCGGTGGCTCGCCTACTCGGGCTCGCCCATGCTGCTCGACGCCGTGCTCTACCGTCCGGAGCACTCGTTGATCAATCAGAGCCTGCACGCCCGCCTGGGCGTCGAGACGACCAACGGCGACGGTTTCGGCATCGGCTGGTACAGCGGGAACGGGGACGGCACACCGGCCGTCTTCCGGGACATCGCCCCGGCCTGGAACAACCGCAACCTGCGCGAGCTCGCCGCGCACGTCAGCTCGCACCTGTTCTTCGCCCACGTGCGCGCCTCGACGGGCTCGGCCATCCAGCAGACCAACTGCCACCCCTTCCGCCACGGGCGGTGGCTGTGGATGCACAACGGGTCCATCGCGGACTTCCCCCGGCTGCAGCGGGACCTCTGCCTGGCCGTCGACCCAGCCCTCTTCCCTGCCATCGAGGGGTCCACCGACTCCGAGGTGATGTTCTACCTGGCGGTCACCTTCGGGCTCGACCAGGACGTCCCGGGCGCCGTGGCCCGGATGACCGGGCTCGTGGAGCGCCTCGGCAAGGAGCACGGCATCGCGGATCCGCTCCAGATGACGCTGGCGATCAGCGACGGCGCGTACCTCTGGGCCTTCCGCTACTCCAGCGGGGGTGCGGCCCGCTCGCTCTTCTACAGCAGCCGCGCCGAGACCGTCCGCCACCTCCACCCCGAGGTGGAGTACCTCCGCGAGATCTCCGACGCCTCGCGCATCGTGGTCTCCGAACCGCTGGGGGACCTCCCCGGCGTCTGGAACGAGCTTCCCCAGGCCAGCTACACGGTGATCCCTTCCGCTCCGGACAGGGACTGGCTCCCCTTCGTACCGGAATTCCCCTGA